The region GCAGTTTCAGCACCATGATCAGTCGCACGGTTTCCGGCTCGACCGCCTCGCCCACGCCGCAGCAATGCGACAGGATCAGGTTCCGCTGCAGCGTCGCCGTATCCTTCACCGCGATCTTGATCGAGGCCAGCTTGCCAAAGCCGGTATTGACGCCATAGACGGCGGCATCGCCCTCGACCGCGGCCTGAATGCGGGCGGCGGCGGCGATGATGCCGGGCCGGGCGCTGTCGGCCAGCCGCACGGCCAGCCCCTCGCGCCAGACCTGTTCAAGCTGCGCCAGCGTGGTCTCGCCGGGGGTAAGGATCAGTTCAGACAAATTCGCCTCCGACGATGCGGGCATGAAGGGGGTTGAAGCCGATGCGATAGCTGAGCTCGGCCAGATCTTTGATGTCCCAGATGGCCAGATCGGCGCGCTGGCCGACGGCGATGGTGCCGCGATCGCTCAGACCAAGCGCGCGGGCCGCATGGGTGGTGACGCCCGCCAGGCATTCCGAGGGCGTCATGCGAAACAGCGTCGCCCCCATGTTCATCGTCAGCAGGATCGAGGTCAGCGGCGAGGTGCCGGGGTTGCAGTCGGTCGCCAGCGCCATCGGCACGCCGGCCTCGCGCAGCGCCTGGATGGGCGGCAGCTTGGTCTCGCGCAGGGTATAGAAGGCACCGGGCAACAGCACCGCAACGGTGCCGGATTTCGCCATCGCCGCGATGCCGTCGGCACCGAGATATTCCAGATGATCGGCCGAGATCGCGCCATGTTCCGCCGCCATCGCCGCCCCACCCAGATCCGACAGCTGCTCGGCATGCAGCTTGACCGGCAGGCCCAGCTCGGCGGCGGCGTCGAACACCATTGCCATCTCGTCGCGGGAAAAGGCGATGCCCTCGCAGAACCCGTCGACCGCGTCGATCAGGTCCTCGTCATGGCCCTGCTTCATCCCGGCAATGACCACCTCGCGCAGATAGCCGGCGCGGTCGTCCTTGTATTCCGGCGGCAGCGCATGGGCGGCGAGCCAGGTGGTGCGCACCGAAACCTCGCGCCGCGCCTCGATCAGCCGGGCGACGCGCAGCATCTTCAGTTCGCTTTCGACATCCAGCCCGTAGCCGGATTTCACCTCGATGGTGGTGACACCCTCGGCCAGCAGCGCATCGACCCGGCGCAAGGCCTGCTTGAGCAGCACCGCCTCGTCGGCCTCACGGGTGGCGTTCACGCTGGAGAGGATGCCGCCTCCGGCCCGCGCGATCTCCTCGTAGCTCGCGCCTTCCAGCCGCATTTCGAATTCGCGCGCACGGTCGCCGCCGAAGACGATATGGGTGTGGCAATCGATCAGCCCCGGCGTGACTACGCGCCCCGCCAGATCCTCGCGTTCGGCATGGGCATAGCGCTCGGGCAACTCAGCGGGGTCGCCGATCCATGAGATCCGGTCATCCTCGAGCAGAATCGCTGTGGCGGCGGAGAGGCCATATTGCCCGGTATCCGCGTCCTGTTCGGCAATCCGGACATTGCTGAGAAGATGCATGGGGCCGCCTTTCATGACTTTCTATGTCTAGACTTATTGCCGTTCTATGTCTAAACTTAATCGCAGTCAATCACCGGATGGCGGATAGAGGTCGAAATGGTCGTGCTATGGGCGGAACGGGCGCTTTTGCCCGAGGGATGGGCAGAGGCGGTGCGGGTCGAGCTGACCCTCGAGGGCCGCATCGGCGCGGTCACGCCCGGCGCGGCGCCCGAGGGCCAGCGGGTCGAACTGCTGCTGCCCGCCATGGCGAACCTGCATTCCCATGCCTTCCAGCGGGCGATGGCGGGTCTCAGCGAAGCGCGCGGGCCCGAGCCGCGCGACACCTTCTGGACCTGGCGGCAGATCATGTACCGCTTTCTCGACCATCTGACGCCCGAGGATGTCGAGGCGATCGCCGCGCTGGTGCAGATGGAGATGCTGGAAGCCGGCTATGCCACCAATGTCGAGTTCCACTATCTGCATCACCGCCCCGGCGGCGGCGCCTATGACAACCTGGGCGAAATGTCCGAACGCATCGCGGCAGCGGCGGATCAGACCGGCATCGGGCTGACCCTGCTGCCGGTGCATTACCAGTTCGGCGGCGTCGACCGCCGCCCGCTCGGCCCCGGTCAGTCGCGCTTCGGCACCGATCCAGAAGGCTTCGCCCGGCTGATGGACGCCGCCGAGGCGGCTCTTGCCCCCCTGCCCGGCGATACCGGCATCGGCGTCGCGCCGCATTCGCTGCGCGCGGTCAGCCCCGAGGCGCTGGCGCTCTGCACGACCCTGCGCCCCGGACGGCCCCTGCACATGCACCTGGCCGAGCAGGTCCCCGAGATCGAGGAAATTCAGGCCGCATACGGCCGCCGCCCGGTCGAGTGGCTGCTGGACAACCACACCCCCGACCAAAACTGGACGCTGATCCACCTGACCCACATGACCGAGGACGAAACCCGCCGTCTTGCCGCGACCGGCGCGGTGGCCGGCCTGTGTCCGCTGACCGAATCGAGCCTGGGCGATGGCATCTTCAACGGCACCATCTGGCGCGAGGCCGGCGGGCGGCTGGGGTTCGGGTCGGACAGCAATATCCGCATCTCGCTGATCGAGGAATTGCGCACGCTGGAATACAGCCAGCGCCTGCGCGACCGGGCACGCGCGATCCTCGCCACGCCCGAGCGATCGACCGGGCGGGTGCTTTACGAGGCCGGGCTGGACGGCGGGGCGACGGCGGCGGGGCGCGAGACCGGTGCGATCCGCCCGGGCCTCTGGGCCGACCTTTGCGCCGTCTCGCTGCAGAACCCGGTCATGGCCGGGCGCGCGGGCGATCAGATGCTGGACAGCCTGATCTTTGCCGGCGGCGACGGGCTGATCCGCGATGTCTGGGCCGCTGGCCGCCACGTGGTCCGGGATGGCCGTCATATCCGGCGCGAGGCCATCACCTCGGCCTATCTGCAGACTATGGCCAGCCTGTCGGAGCGGATGTGACAGCGGGTCCCACAGCCCCCAAGGCGCAGCTGATCGCCGCCGAGGTGCGCCGCCGTATCGTCGAGCGCGAATGGCTGCAGGGCGACCGCATCCCCGACGAGGCCGATCTGGCAGTCGAATTCGGCGCGGCGCGGGCGACGGTGAACAAGGCGCTGCAACTGCTGGCCGATGAGGGCCTGCTGGATCGCAAGCGCCGGGCCGGCACCCGCATCGCCGTCAACCCGGTGCGCAAGGCCACCTTCTCGATCCCCATCGTGCGCGAGCAGATCGAGGCCGAGGGCATGGTCTATAGCCACCGGGTCATCGCCCAACGCGACAGCCCGATCCCCGAGGACGTGTCCGCCCGGACCGGCCTGCCCGAAGGCAGCATCCTGACCCATCTGCGCGCCGTCCATTACGGCGATGGCAAGCCCTTCCAGTTCGAGGATCGCTGGATCAACCGCGCCGCCCTGCCGCAGGTGGCGGGCGCCGATTTCCGCGCGCTGAATGCCAATGAATGGCTGGTGCAGAACGCCCCCTACCTTCATGCCGATGTCGAGTTTACCGCCGCCAATGCCGATGCCCGCGATGCGCGGATGCTGCAGGTCCGGCGCGGTCAGGCGCTTTTGATCCTGCACCGCACGACATGGAACGACCTCGGCCCGATCACCACCGTCCGGCTGGCCTGCCATCCTGGCTACGTGATGAGCGCGGCCAGCTGATCGGGTCTAACCGGCGAGGTGTGGGAAGTAGCTGCCGGCCAAATCCTCGATCGCCTGCGCCACGCGCAGCGTCGCGGCATCGGGCTTGGCGGCGGCGGGACGGACCAGGTACCATTGCCGCATCAAGGGCAGACCGCTGCCCCTGAGCGCCACCAGCCGGCCCATCTGCAGTTCCTCGCTGCAGGTATGCAGCGACAAGAGCGCGATCCCCATGCCGGCCATGACCGCCTGCTTGATCGTCTCGTTCGAATCCATGGTGATCAGCTGCGGCTCGATCCCCTCACCCAGACGGTCGAAATAGCGCATCATCAGGTCGCGCGTGCCTGAACCGCTTTCGCGTGCCAGGAAGGTCTCCTCCATCAGCATCGCCGGGTCGAACCCATCGGTCGCCGCCAGCCGGTGACCGGGCGGCAGGATGATGCCATGGGGATGTGCACCCAAGGGCACCGAGACGACCTTCGGCTCGCTTGGCGGGCGGCCCATCACCGCCAGATCGGTCGCGCCCTGATCCAGATCGGCGATCACCTGCTGGCGGTTGCCGACGCGCAGGCTGACCTCGACCTCGGGGGCCTGCTGGCGCAGGCTGAGGACCAGACGCGGGGCGAAATACTTGCCGGTCGAAACCACGCTGAGCCGGACATGGCCGTTATAGCCGCGGGTCATCGCCGCGATCTCGGCCCCGACCTGCGACAGGTTCCCTTCGATCCGCCGCGCCACCCGCTCCATCGCCACGCCTGCCGCCGTCAAGCTGAACCCGTCCGCAGCCCCGCCCCGGACCAGCAGCGCCTGGCCCACGGCTTCCTCCAGCTTGCGGATCTGGCTGTGGATCGCCGGCGTCGTCTGGTTCAGCACCCCTGCCGCGCCGGTCAGCGACCCCTGCTCGGCCACCGCGATCAGCGCCCGAAGCTGTTTCAGCGTGATGGCAGCGATCTGCGACATTAATTTCTTTCTAATTCGGCTATCATCTTTTTAAATTTCATGGAATTGAGGCCCGTGCAAGCACTGTTGCGGTGAGGGGAGGACGCATCATGCCACGCCATCTGGACCACCTGCCCGCTGCGACGCCCGACGACCTGGCCGAGGTGCTGGACCGGCTGGCCGGGCTGGGCATCACCCTTGCCGCCCGCATCGCCCGCAATGGCCTGTCCGAAGACCTTGGCGCGGCAGATGGCGGCGTCAATGCCAGTGGCGACCGGCAGACGGCGCTGGACCTGATCGCCGATGGCATGGCGCAGGTGGCGCTGATGGGATCGGCGGTGCGCTTCTTCGCCTCGGAGGAGCAGGCGGAGGTGGTCGAACTCGACCCCGAGGGCGCGCTGGCGCTGGTGATCGACCCGCTGGACGGCGCGCTGAACATCGACGGCAACGCCCCGCTTGGCACCATCTTCGGGATCTACCCGGCGGAAGCCACGGGCGAGGCAAGCCTGCTGCGTCCTGCCCGCGAGTTGCTGGCCTCGGGCTATCTGATCTACGGTCCGCAAGGCGGGATGATGCTGCGCATCGGTCAGGGCCAGACCCGGAAATATGTGCTGGACAGCGGCACGGAGCAGTTCCGCGACCTCGGCCCCCTGCCCGACATGCCGCTGGAGATGCCGGAATATGCCATCAATGCCGCCAATTACCGCCACTGGCCGGCGCCGATCCGCAGCTTCATCGACGACCGGCTGGCCGGGAACGAGGGTCCGCTCGGCCATGATTTCAACATGCGCTGGATCGCCGCGCTGGTGGCCGAGACCCATCGCATCCTGACCCGTGGCGGCATCTACCTGTACCCGGGAGACAGCCGGAAGGGATACGAGACCGGCCGCTTGCGGCTGGTCTATGAATGCGGCCCCATCGCCCACCTGGTCGAGGGCGCCGGCGGGCGCGCCAGCGATGGTGTCCGGCCGATCCTCGACCTCGTGCCCACCTCGCTGCACCAGCGCACGCCCTTTGTCTTCGGCAGTGCCAACCAGGTGGCGCGGGTGGCCACCCATCACGATCTGCCCGAAGATGAAAGCGCGCTGTTCGGGCGGCGCGGCCTGTTTCGCTGAGAAGACCGGAGACCAGACATGAGCAAGAAATTCCCCATCATCTCGGTTATCGGCGCCTCGGGCTCGGGCACCTCGACGGTCAAGGGCACCTTCGACCAGATCTTCCGGCGCGAGGGGGTCAAGGCGATCTCGGTCGAGGGCGATTCCTTCCACCGTTTTTCGCGCACCGAGATGAAGGCCGAATTGCGCCGCCGCTTCGAGGCGGGGGATCACACCTTCAGCCATTTCTCTTACGAGGCCAACGAACTCGAGGAACTGGAACGGACCTTCCGCGAGTTCGGCGAGACTGGCACCGGCCGCACCCGGCATTATGTCCATGACGCCAAGGAAGCTGATCGCCATGGCGTGCCGCCGGGCGAGTTCACTGCCTGGACGCCCTTCGACAGCGACGCGGACCTGTTGTTCTACGAGGGGCTGCATGGCTGCGTCTCGAATGGCGAGGTCGACCTGCCGCCGCTCTGCGATCTGAAGATCGGCGTGGTGCCGGTGATGAACCTCGAATGGATCCAGAAGATCCACCGCGACCGCGAAAGCCGGGGCTATTCGACCGAGGCGGTCACCGACACGATCCTGCGCCGGATGCACGCCTATGTGCATTGCGTCTGCCCGCAATTCACCGCCACCGACATCAACTTCCAGCGCGTGCCGGTGGTCGATACCTCGAACCCGTTCATCGCCCGCTGGATACCCACCTCGGATGAAAGTCTCGTGGTCATCCGCTTCCGCAGCCCGCGCGGGATCGACTTTCCCTACCTGGTGTCGATGATCCATGGCTCGTGGATGAGCCGCGCCAATTCCATCGTCATCCCCGGCAACAAGCAGGATCTGGCGATGCAACTGATCCTGACCCCGCTGATCGAGCGTCTGGTCTCGACCGCCCGTCGGCTGCGCTGAG is a window of Paracoccus zhejiangensis DNA encoding:
- the hutI gene encoding imidazolonepropionase, yielding MHLLSNVRIAEQDADTGQYGLSAATAILLEDDRISWIGDPAELPERYAHAEREDLAGRVVTPGLIDCHTHIVFGGDRAREFEMRLEGASYEEIARAGGGILSSVNATREADEAVLLKQALRRVDALLAEGVTTIEVKSGYGLDVESELKMLRVARLIEARREVSVRTTWLAAHALPPEYKDDRAGYLREVVIAGMKQGHDEDLIDAVDGFCEGIAFSRDEMAMVFDAAAELGLPVKLHAEQLSDLGGAAMAAEHGAISADHLEYLGADGIAAMAKSGTVAVLLPGAFYTLRETKLPPIQALREAGVPMALATDCNPGTSPLTSILLTMNMGATLFRMTPSECLAGVTTHAARALGLSDRGTIAVGQRADLAIWDIKDLAELSYRIGFNPLHARIVGGEFV
- a CDS encoding formimidoylglutamate deiminase, coding for MVVLWAERALLPEGWAEAVRVELTLEGRIGAVTPGAAPEGQRVELLLPAMANLHSHAFQRAMAGLSEARGPEPRDTFWTWRQIMYRFLDHLTPEDVEAIAALVQMEMLEAGYATNVEFHYLHHRPGGGAYDNLGEMSERIAAAADQTGIGLTLLPVHYQFGGVDRRPLGPGQSRFGTDPEGFARLMDAAEAALAPLPGDTGIGVAPHSLRAVSPEALALCTTLRPGRPLHMHLAEQVPEIEEIQAAYGRRPVEWLLDNHTPDQNWTLIHLTHMTEDETRRLAATGAVAGLCPLTESSLGDGIFNGTIWREAGGRLGFGSDSNIRISLIEELRTLEYSQRLRDRARAILATPERSTGRVLYEAGLDGGATAAGRETGAIRPGLWADLCAVSLQNPVMAGRAGDQMLDSLIFAGGDGLIRDVWAAGRHVVRDGRHIRREAITSAYLQTMASLSERM
- a CDS encoding GntR family transcriptional regulator, with the translated sequence MTAGPTAPKAQLIAAEVRRRIVEREWLQGDRIPDEADLAVEFGAARATVNKALQLLADEGLLDRKRRAGTRIAVNPVRKATFSIPIVREQIEAEGMVYSHRVIAQRDSPIPEDVSARTGLPEGSILTHLRAVHYGDGKPFQFEDRWINRAALPQVAGADFRALNANEWLVQNAPYLHADVEFTAANADARDARMLQVRRGQALLILHRTTWNDLGPITTVRLACHPGYVMSAAS
- a CDS encoding LysR family transcriptional regulator, translated to MSQIAAITLKQLRALIAVAEQGSLTGAAGVLNQTTPAIHSQIRKLEEAVGQALLVRGGAADGFSLTAAGVAMERVARRIEGNLSQVGAEIAAMTRGYNGHVRLSVVSTGKYFAPRLVLSLRQQAPEVEVSLRVGNRQQVIADLDQGATDLAVMGRPPSEPKVVSVPLGAHPHGIILPPGHRLAATDGFDPAMLMEETFLARESGSGTRDLMMRYFDRLGEGIEPQLITMDSNETIKQAVMAGMGIALLSLHTCSEELQMGRLVALRGSGLPLMRQWYLVRPAAAKPDAATLRVAQAIEDLAGSYFPHLAG
- a CDS encoding class 1 fructose-bisphosphatase — its product is MPRHLDHLPAATPDDLAEVLDRLAGLGITLAARIARNGLSEDLGAADGGVNASGDRQTALDLIADGMAQVALMGSAVRFFASEEQAEVVELDPEGALALVIDPLDGALNIDGNAPLGTIFGIYPAEATGEASLLRPARELLASGYLIYGPQGGMMLRIGQGQTRKYVLDSGTEQFRDLGPLPDMPLEMPEYAINAANYRHWPAPIRSFIDDRLAGNEGPLGHDFNMRWIAALVAETHRILTRGGIYLYPGDSRKGYETGRLRLVYECGPIAHLVEGAGGRASDGVRPILDLVPTSLHQRTPFVFGSANQVARVATHHDLPEDESALFGRRGLFR
- a CDS encoding phosphoribulokinase, yielding MSKKFPIISVIGASGSGTSTVKGTFDQIFRREGVKAISVEGDSFHRFSRTEMKAELRRRFEAGDHTFSHFSYEANELEELERTFREFGETGTGRTRHYVHDAKEADRHGVPPGEFTAWTPFDSDADLLFYEGLHGCVSNGEVDLPPLCDLKIGVVPVMNLEWIQKIHRDRESRGYSTEAVTDTILRRMHAYVHCVCPQFTATDINFQRVPVVDTSNPFIARWIPTSDESLVVIRFRSPRGIDFPYLVSMIHGSWMSRANSIVIPGNKQDLAMQLILTPLIERLVSTARRLR